Sequence from the Cucurbita pepo subsp. pepo cultivar mu-cu-16 chromosome LG02, ASM280686v2, whole genome shotgun sequence genome:
AATGCTCCTTCGACGTGGGGGAAGTTCGcgagagagagatgaagaatATAATGAAAGCTTCAATTGTAACGTTTTGGAGTGTCTATATAAGTTCattcataaacattttttaatatatttttatctttacaaattaataaaaatacctctaattttgtattttatttaaaaaaatatttaaacatttaaaaaaatttcaaattatttttaccattaattgaaactataatttatttttaatggcATTATAAacgtattattaaaaaaaatgaagaaaaaaaatcatttaaaaaaataaaattaccaaaaactttaatatatatatatatatttttaaaaacaaatataacccaaaaaggaaacaaaaaaatttgaaatttgaaaaaggaaaaagattcTGAGATGACGGCCGTTGATTAACGGCAGGAAGGAGGCTTAAAGCCGGACGTCAATAAACGAAGCACCGTCAGAAGCCCCATACCAGACAACATTAATgaattatcattaaataagTTGGTGTTTTCGAGTTTTGACTTGAAAACGGTTATTCCACGTCGGATAATATGAGACAAATGTGATTACGACACGTGTACAACTTCCTCCCACGTCGGAACTTGAGTGGATTACGGGTTTTGATACGCTACATTACTCACACAAATAGTACGAATGGTCCTTCCTGGTTTTCGTAATTATTATGATTCAAACCGCCGGTTtatccttttttcctttttatattgAATTGACCGTGACCATCGGAATCAATGCGGGCATTGCGATTTGTCGGTGACCCCACAGCCCGGTAATTTtagcataaaataaaattcgtACCGTTGtatgttcttaattttaatattaagttATCCAAAATATTCCTAAATTAagtaatttcatttatattattatttttatttactttttaaaaaaaataatattatcaatGTCTCTAATTAATATATCGACTAATATCAACTAGCGTTCGCTATTAAGTACTTTGCTTAGAGCAAGtgatccaccgctaacagatattgtcatctttagacttttcctttcgggcttcccttcaaggctttaaaacgcgtctttagaggaagatttccacacccttataaagggtgttttgttctcctccccaaccaacgtgggacatcacaaattCATCCACCGTGCTGactcaaataaaaaagttatagtAAAAAAGACTTCAAACCGATAGAAACCCGATCATTTCTCAGCTACGTTCAGagttaaatgaagaaaaaaaaaagtgtaaagTGTAAAGGGGAAGAGGGGAATTATGAACGTTGGATCCTCCAAACTCAAATGATTATGGAGGCAAACTTTTGGCCATGCGCCcttcttttttacattatgTGCCCCATTTATTTAAccccattattattattattattattttattttattatttttattttagttaaaaacctttttattagattttgtgcttcaaaaaccaaacaaaatcacTCATCTATATATTCTTTGCATTTCCATATATTTAGTTGGGAGTGAAATTCCACTTTTGCCCCCGTTTCGGTATCCAAAAGATTATAATCAGAATATATTTCACTGtgtatatgaatgaatgaaagatTAAACTTTctatcccaattctatttcacTGTGTATTGttctttgaataataatattttcagatcTATTCACACTTTTGAGGGTGATATTGTGTCATTctcataatataaaattaaattaatttttcattttatctagaatttaaaatttatgtggGTTGCTTTTTACTAAGTCGTGGCTTGTTCTTCAACAGGCACGTGGTGCATAGATATAGATAATCTATATCTTCATTGACATATCTTTTTCACTTGGCCTCTCTTCAAAACAATGACCAAATGGTTACTTCTTCTGTAGAGAGGAAAAACGAGCTTGTCAAGAGGTTGAAGATGCGTGGGTGCATGTGCTTCATGTGCACGTGGAGGTGCAGCTAGCCAAGGAGCTAGGCGTGTGGGTCAGCGTAAGCATAAGTGTGGGCAAGTGGAGACTTATTTCGAGTTTCGGTTCATTGTATTCAACTCCTTTTGACCTACTCTATCAAAATTGGTCTATAATaactttgaaaattattatatacgATGTCCAATTAGAACAAATTAAGACACATTGCCATATTAGAAGCAAATTAGAAGTAAAAAAAGACTAGCACTTTGTAATTCTTTTAGTAAGGTGCGagtaaaacaataataaattatttacgGCTTTAATTCGGTATCATAGGCAGGTTTGGTCAACATAAGAATGAGtgtttttttatagtttttttttaccgtatcaatttttaatagtGAGAAATATGAGTGGTGGAGCATCAAATGAAGTCCTTGCTTAGACTACAGAAACTATAGAACGAGATGTTTGTTGATGTTTGAACCaacagcaaaagaaaaggttgaGAGAAACCAAGAGAAAAATGACAAAACTCTGTTCATTAGTTAGCAAGCCATTCATGAGACTATCTTCTCACTAACTGTATAACTGTAGCAGCAACTACATTAAAGCAAAATTTAAAGACCATAACAGTCAAATTGTGAATCAATTGCTGATTTTTTGTCTGACAATAGTTAGCCAACTGCATGGCTATGGAGAACAGATTTCATATGAAACAATTGTTGCAAAGTTGTTGAAAAGCTTTAACTCCAAAATTTGACCACAAACATAGTCACCAACTAAAGAGAGAATTTTCGTTTAACAGGTTGTGGATGAAGATGATCTGAGGGAGAAATGATGGACAAAAGCAGTTCAATAAGTGAATTCAAAGTTAGACATATAAACGCTGATTGTTAATATAAAGATCCGTAGATGAACTTTGCCgcagaaaataaagaaaaaagaagaaagttttttttttttttttttaagtttttttatgGCTTGTATTGaaattaaccaaaataaaGTGATTTATGGTTTGTTGACAGCCGATGCTCGAGCCATATGCAGACACCAAATCTTTATTTCAGGAGTTCGATGAGAGGCAATGAATTAAGGTGCAACTTGGCAATACAAGAAATAAGCAAGTGGAAGAAAAAGACAtgggaaaaattgaaaaaagttAGGATAAGGTACGACTATTGGATAATGTTCAATTTGTGCCTGATTTTAGGTACAATTTATAGAGGGCTGAACAATTGATGATTAGaggacattttattttattgatgacaATACGAAATCGAGTTGGAAAATCTAAATTGTCATAATTTCACAAATAAGATGATGAACGTGGAATTACCGAGGGATATAaatatatggttttttttgtattaccaaaaattgaataaattgatttatgtGGGTCAATGCAAACTAAATCGTTGAGCGGgagcatttattttttactatttatcgATGACTATATTCCCATGAGCTGGGGTTTGCTTCCGACAACATAAGTCAAAAAACCTTTGTGaagtttaagaattttaaagaTCATATTAATGTGTGGAACAATCTGAGGTCCCATGAACAGGCTCGATATAATGTAAACCTACCTTGAGAGGGTTGAGACACGCACACGAGGGCTCTCTTCGGTTGTATGATTTTTCATGTGGAAGGGTCGCTAGTTAACCTTACACAAATATGTTCAAACCGAATGTCGTAATGTTCTAAGAGATATAATGAGGTCACGACTCAACCCATGATACAGGTGTTGTGGCTATGCAAGCTCACTAAGACGTATGATAACAGAAAGTTAGTTCACCTAAGATGAAATTCGCCAACTAGGAATTTCCAATGCTATAACCTAATGAACAACTTCCAGATTTCGATAGGGTCTATGACATGTAAGAGAACCACTCAGAACTTCAGAGCCTTTCTAGAACTTGAACAacctttttatattatttttatgaagattaaaaatatttgatatttgtaaCGATATTAAAGATAAGTTATAACGCGTGAATGTCtgatatttctaatttataaaattttagttattgatataattaattttttaaataattaaaaaaataatataaaaataaaaatagattaaaaaaacaacttgAAGAACCATTTATTGGGAAaagcaaaattttcatttttttaaagaaattacaGAATATTATGATACAGAAATCAAGGGCAATCAATCTCCTAAAAAAGCGGTGGGCCCCACAGCCGAGTCAGTGCCACGCTGGAATCGTAATTTATGCTAAGTTTTTCCACAGCACCGCCGTACGACAGCGTTACCGCCCGACCGCACTACCATTCATTGTTTTGgcttatattatattcttcaCTTTATTATTACACTTTCCTCAAAAtttatacattaattaattattattatttaattaattcagtCAACAGCTTTCAAGGATGATGTAagatctaaaatattattaaaaatataaaaacaattctttattaaaaaaaaaaaaaccatacaataaataaaaagtatgtTCGGGAGTCGCAAAAAAGGAAGCgtaatttttgttcttaaatatttatctaattaattagCGAGAGTAACTTATTTCatgacattattttttaaaactttttaatagaCTCAATATtcatatgactcgataatGGGTTGAATTAGATTCTTTTCGCTTCAGTTGGCtcgttgacatttttttgtcaGGTCAACCCATTCCAACCCTATCATACTTTTAAgagaattataaaaattaaaaataggtCGTATTTGTAACTGATGTGATGtgacttataaatatttgatatttaaattttataaaattttagttactaataaatttttaataatgaaaaaaaataatccgACAACCCAATTCAACAAAACTATTTTCgtattgggttgagttgagttgagttgtgaaTTGTATTAGGGTTGCTCGAGTCACTAACTCAACCAACTTGAACATAgagggttggattgagttgacTTAGCTTATGAACTCTATTCAGGTTGCTCGAGTCAtcaacctaaaattttgaattggttCAAAAGATTTATCAAATCGTCTGCACTATTAAAGattttaatatcaaatatatatttttaaaaaaataatgtaaataaaaaaaatgtattagaCAAGAACGACAGCTATATTACAACAGCTCgataatttaagaataaatatgGTGTCACTATAAATATTTGtcgaaaatattaataatatttttaataaaaacggGAAGCACCGGATATCGGGCCCACCAAATGGAATCGGATTCAAGGTCTCCGTCTCCTCTATCTCCGGCACCACTGTATATATACTGCCAATCCAAACGTCTGTATCAGAGCCAAgaaccttcattttctttctctctccactctctctctctctctctctctctctctctctctcctcttcttcctcctttgtTTCTCACTTTCTAAGCAATTTCACGTCGGTGCGTTCGGACTCAACTGCATTTGGTTTCTTTGCTTTACTTTCCTGATTAATTTGACTGAATCTTTGAATCtcagtttttgtttctttaatctattatagtattaaataatatttctttttttcttttttaagaaagGAATTTGCATACGTTACCTGATCGCCGCGGGATTTCGATTGGATCTGCTGCGTAATCGTACTGGTATGTAGCGCGCTACtttgaagcttttttttttttttaatttttttttattgctttctgtcttttgtttatttatgatCTCGATTCGTTCGTTTTCTTTTGCGGATTGGTGGATAGAGGTCGGTTAATGCGGATTTCTCAAGTTTCTGTTGATTTCACTGTCGAAGAATCTGAATCTgctttttgtgtgtgtttgttgTAATTGCTGTACTGCTGTTCTGTTGATCTGTGTTGTTTAGGACTGTAATTCTGCTGCTGTACGGATGCGAAATGTGATTGAGGTTGGATTTTATGTCAATTGTGTGAATCGGATGCTGTTTGTGTATGGTGTTTTGCTTGGTTGCAATTCGTTAATATATCATATGGTACAGAGCTTATGCTGGCTGTTAAGTGTTCAATAAAAGTAGTTTGCTAAGTTGCAGGCGGCTCTAAATTTACTGAAACGGTTAAATAAAAGCTTCTGTGATCAATTTTTAACGCTTCTTATTTTCCTTATGGTAATAAGGAAAACAATTGTACATAAGTTTTCAATGAAATTGATGAGAGTAGAAAATACCCAGTTAATGCAGGTGGTGTGGATCTATGAAATAATGGGGATAATATAGTGTTCTGGTGTTTAGATCTCTTGAGGCCATTTGTGCTCAGattgattttattatgtttttggCTCTTAAGACTATGTCATGCAGAGGGGAGGTTTTTTTTGGTCTGTATGTGCTTATCTTGTTGGCTGTAAAGGAAATGATTTATGAATGGCTTCATGCTGTTGAAGATATGCTAAATGGTTTTCCTCTTTAAATCAGGAACACTGATTGCTAGTTAAGATCCTGGGCATGGGCTCTGCTTCAGTTGCTGATTTACTAGAGGCCTCAGCAGGCGTGCATTTTTCTGGGCTTTATATGGATAGTTTGAAGCAACAAAATGGACATACGAAGAGCTTGATGTCAGGaactgaaaattttcaaaaacaaccTTTTGTCATAGGCAAGTATTTCATGCATTAcatgtttgattttattttcttggagTAGATGAAAGTTGCATGAAACTGACGTTTATTTAAGAAGAAAGTGACGTTTGTCCTAAATTTCTTTAGATGGTAACTGTAATGATGCGTAATATTGCAATGCATGGTTATCAGTCTGCATCAAAATAGTTGACAAAAGTGACTTTAATCTTGACCTTTTTTGAAGTGACTTCAATCATTTCACGCTTTATAGCTAAGATTACATGATATGTgaacaaattttattcttcttcattctcttttttttttctttcaccttTTCCCGTTGTTAACTGATTGATAAAACTCAAAATGGCATCGAACGTCTGGTAAAACGAATCAAGTcacctttattattattattattattttcttatgttGTTGATGGGTGGTTGTGGCAGTCAGTTCTAGAAGATTTCcagttttctattttattataatttaatttagtatcATTTTATGACATTCTTTGTGTATTCCCCAACTTTGTGTTTTCCGAACACACTCAAACTAATGGGTCTCTTTTATCTTCTATGTGTATGGCTCACAAATCTTCTTTATCTTTGAAGGGGTTGCGGGTGGTGCAACCTCTGGGAAGACAACCGTTTGTGATATGATCATTCATCAACTTCATGACCAGCGAGTCGTACTTGTAAACCAGGTAGCTTTTCTCGAAGCAAATTTCATTTACTGGTGATAAATCATTTGAAGTATTATGTTTAATTAACTTTAACTTGAAACACTGAGCCGCTAAACAGGAGATTTGAGAACGTCAACTGCTTGGAATTAATCTGAATTCTCACGACCCTCCTATATATAGAAGTGCcttatttatagatttttaaGACTTAATCTACCTCCACCTTTTGCCACTCCGGTTCTTTGGAGATGGAAGAGAATCACAAGTGAGGATTTAAATCTGATGAGCTTCTGACACTGATATTGATATTATATGCTGGTCTCATAGGATTCCTTCTATCATTATTTAACTTCCGAGGAACTTGCACAAGTCAATGAATACAACTTTGACCATCCTAGtaagtttaatttaatgtttcaGTTAATAATTCATATCTTAGAATAATCGAATAATTCCTTTCGTATTTCACCATTGAATAGTTCCAAATATATCTTGATGCTAATATTTCTCTGATGGCATATTCTTCATTGGAAATTACTAAATGTTTGTTTAACCATTTTGCATCTTCCCTGTCGGTCATCTATTTTCCGCAATTCCTATGACTTCCCTCTCTATACTACCATGTTATTCTTTTGGTTTCCTGTTCTGATTTGCTAGTGTTCTGGTTAATTTCTATGAGTAAGAGAATAATCTAATAGATTGGACTTATCCTTATTGCATGTGATGAAATCTATTAGGTTGTGGTAACTGGTTATTCCCGTCAACATTTTGGGCTAATAAAGGCTCCAATTTAGGCTTAAAAATACAGACttacaaattcataaaaattttgaactttctaGTTGCATTAATATGACCGTTGTGAATCATATAGTTGATGCAATATTTAGAGATACTTGTAGGTTTTACCCTTTGAAAAGCTtgaatattattgttttctaaGTTGTACTCTTAATTGGTGGATCTAATTATTAATGGGTTAATTATAGGCATGTCATCTTAATAATAGTCTGAAGGACCATCTATTGGTGAGGTTATATATACTGCATGAGTTTGGTATATATTGTAGTTGTGTTTTGGGTTGGTGTGGGAAAAATTGATGGTATGCTTCTTTCTCATGTAAAATTTCTTGTATCAGATGCATTTGACACAGAGGAACTTTTAAGTTCGATGGAGAAATTGAGGCATGGGGAGTCTGTAGATATTCCAAAATATGACTTCAAGAGTTACAAAAATAACGTTTTTCCACCAAGAAGGGTATGTCAATTAGAATTTTCAGTATGACTTCTAGATTTTTTTCTATGTGGAGCATAGGAATTAGTCATACTGAAAATTCTCTTTCTAGATTCTGATGTGACATTACTTTCATGCAAATAGATTCTCAAGGTGCCGTGATGTATCTTTAGGATACTAAGACATGACTGTACAATGAATTTGATTCTGCTCTTCTACTCTGTTCGGGTTTTGATAACTTGAGTTTGATCTGGGAGGTAAAGTACATGAAATTTTGTAGTAAAGAGACCTATTTAACGggtaaaatttataaatcgATGAATGCTTGAATGGATAGTTTACACCTCTAAAAGATTGATTGTTTTTATATAagctttatttaatttattgaaaaatgaaaaccaagGTGTCATCGGTATATGATTTATGATGGGGAGGGAGGTGTTTGATTTCATGGAAGATTTTCTATTTCACCTTCATTACATTGTCTAGTTAATATCTTATTGTGGTACTCACAAATAAATCCAGCATAGATTCATGGTAtcattatttcctttttaattttctgttcTACAGACACAATAACTGTCTAATTCTCATTTGTAGGTTAACCCTGCAGATGTTATCATTTTGGAAGGAATTCTCGTTTTCCATGACCCTCGTGTTCGAGAACTGATGAATATGAAGATATTTGTTGATACAGGTCTCTATGCTATGTCCTTACTTTTCAAATGTACTGTTTCTATTTTTccatgaaatgaaatttattagcTTATGAGACTTTTTGGATCTGAAAATAAAGTCGTAGAGGTCCTTTGTCATCGTCTCTACTTGTGAATGGTGTTGAATTATTATAggttataaaattattaactcTTGAGACTATCCGATTTGAAAATGAAgccatttcttctctctatgACTGTTCTTATCCTTTGTGGTCTGTGTTTGAGTGGAGGTGGTAGGTGAGATAAAAATATCTCCATTCTCATTAACATTGAGGTGATAAGGCTTCACTCTAGTTTGTGGTTTGAGAAAGGTTTTCTAATATGTTAGGCTGCTTCAAATACAATGATTACAAAGAATATGCATCGGAAAGGTTTATGGAAATTGTGACAATAGTTTTCAGATTCAATTCCAGAAAATGAAGGGTTgtggaaaatatttaaaatttgttctttgttttcaatttttttttttctttctttaagttattgtttctgtttctttaattaaatgaattcGATGAAATAAAGTAACTTAGAATAATAGATAAATGCTTTGTggatataattcaaaattttgaagtataCAAATAGATCTAACTAAATGGATAGTACAGAAACTAACCAACTATTaaactttcttcatttaaatGTCTTAAATTTTTCAGAGAACTATGGGTGCAAGtaaaatcattatatttttcaagcaTTTATAGAATTTTTCTACCGAACATATTTCTGAATTTTAAAAGGTTTTCAAATGCTTCAGCTtcctttcaattattttcaatacctcttttttgttcaataaacCAGACATTTTTCTATGGCGCATTCAAAATTTGGGTAAACGTTTAACCTACTAAGTTGAATAATTGCTTCacattttaaacttttcaGTGCAGATGCTGATGTTCGTTTAGCGAGAAGGATTAAGCGTGATACTGTGGATAAGGCTAGAGACATAGCTGCAGTACTCGATCAGGTTAGTAGTTTGTACCATCGAATATTCACTGATGTTTAGTATTATGCTATGTTTATCCCAATTATATTCTTTCCGCACATTTTACTTTCAGTACAACGTGATTTTGTAAATGAAtctttttaaaacctttagtTGTTTTTCAATCATGTTNtaatataataataatgtttaagCTGTCTTGTTGATGCAgtattcaaaatttgtaaaGCCTGCATTTGATGACTTCATACTTCCAACAAAGAAGTATGCTGATATCATCATTCCCAGAGGGGGTGACAATCATGTTGCCATTGATTTGATTGTACAACATATTCGCACCAAGCTTGGTCAGCATGATCTTTGTAAAATATACCCTAATTTATATGTTATCCAGTCTACCTTCCAGGTATATAGACTTGTCTACTGTGTGTTTTGCTATTTGCCTGAAGAATgcaaaacataatttaaatcttttttagcTTCGTTAATTAGTTTTTGTTGGGGATTATTActggttctttttcttttcttccagaTACGAGGGATGCATACATTAATACGAGATGCTAAAACCACAAAGCatgattttgtgttttatgCCGACCGGTTGATTCGTCTGGTAAGTTTTGTGCCTGTAGAAACCTTTATTCTATCAGTGTTTAACTTTTCTAATAGAAACTGTCCAAGAagtttctgtttgtttcttttttcttgtcatGACTTCCTGACCCTTTATGTAGGTTGTTGAACATGGTCTGGGACATTTACCATTTACAGAGAAGCAGGTGACAACTCCAACTGGTAAGCCAGTTAACATTTTTTGCCAATGTATTTTTGCATTATGGCTTATGGTGTAAAATGTTCATTTATCAATCAGTTGAAGGCTGAGTATCTATGCATTTAGTTGCTGTCCTTTTTTGCACATATTTTTGAACTGTATGCTTTTTCTGTCAAATTTAAATgccttttgacttttttaaaaacaatcaAGTCTAGCTTCATTCTTATCTTTTAGTACAGTCATGGTTTTCTTCTCCGCATGAACGTTGGTATTTGGGTAGGGACAAcgaattatattttgttaaatgaATTTGACAACTCATCCGTCCATATAAATAACCAAATCCTTGCTTGCTTTACCTAGAAATCATAATCCATTGATCTGCATGCAGATATTCCTATGTTGTAACTTTCTCACTAAGATATGCATTGAGCACAATGATGATGCAGCATGCTTAATAGTAACTCAACTGTCTTCATTTGggtttgttctctttttgAGATGTGATGttatccattttatttatatacattGTGGAATAAGTTCATTGCCGCTAAAACTTGAAAGTTTTTGGTGTGGACACAGGATCTGTGTACAGTGGTGTTGATTTCTGCAAGAGGTTATGTGGTGTATCTGTCATCCGGAGGTTAGACGTAAATCCCAATTCTTTTTGAAGATTAGACgtttttcttctattatttGCGTACCAAAATGTTTGTTTCTGTACTCCAAAGAGTCGTCTCTAATCTGTGTAGACATTGCGTTTTTATCTTGATCCTTATAAGTTACATTGTTGAGTACTTTAAACTGATTTCAGTGGTGAGAGTATGGAAAATGCTCTGCGGGCATGTTGTAAAGGCATCAAAATTGGAAAGATTCTCATTCATAGGGAAGGCGACAATGGTCAACAGGTATGCTCTCGTTTTCGCGTCTTCTTTGGTTTTGTTCCCAAGTGCATGCATATATTGACAGGTTTTGACGTCATATGCTTTGTGCagttaatttatgaaaaactACCCTCTGATATCTCCAATAGACATGTATTACTATTGGATCCCATCCTAGGCACAGGTTAGCTGTTCTGTGATATTGACTCATACTCTATAAATTGTCAAATATATGATGTTTAAGCTTTGTCATGGCCATTGGTTACTTTCATGTGATCAGTGACATGAATTGGCTGGTTGTGAGTAGGTCTGATAGTCTCGACGTTTCTTCAGGGTATTCAGCGGTGCAAGCTATTTCTTTGCTCATAAGCAAGGGTGTTCCAGAGcctaatattatatttctcaATCTCATATCAGTAAGTTTACCAAGTGTTCGTGAAGTTCATTTCTACAGAAGAGCatattttctctctgtttttttcttattgaatTGTCCCTTTCTTCCTCACTCTAGGCACCTCAAGGCGTTCATGTGGTGTGCAAACGTTTTCCAAGAATAAAGATAGTGACCTCTGAAATTGAGATTGGTCTGAATGAAGATTTTCGTGTGGTGCCTGGTATGGGTGAGTTTGGGGACCGATATTTTGGAACCGACGATGATGAAGAAGTGAGGCCTCTCCACAGTAATCGTTCTCTCAAGTAATAACACTCCCACGACACACCCGAATCCTACCCAGTCGTTAATCGTGGAGAGATAATCTTACCTCAAAATAATGTGGTTATTATATGAATGCGCTTCACGAGGtgtttagaaagaaaaaattttgACTCATAAGTGCCTTATATATGGAAACAAACGCCGCCccttattatattattgttattactaCTACTATTACtattcttcttattctttggCTGGGTAGTTGCCTTTTGATATGTTATACATGCCTTGCAATATATTTACCTAGAGAGAGACGTTTACTACATAGACATTTCCAttgaaatcatttttttagagCAATGTGGCTGATTGTTTTATACTGTTAGATATTATTTCagatattattttgaatgattattaGGGGCACACATATTTTTGAGTTGGATGTTATGAGTAGGTACATCAGTATGGCCTCTTCGCTCAAAGAGACAAAAAGATGAAGGAAGAGTATGGGTATGGCGAGAGGTAAAatccaaaaaacaactttgTTTAGAAGTGCGGCTGAAGGAAGAAATAGATGAGGACCATCGAAAGGATACAAACTAACAGGATTTTTGAGTTTTGTTCAAGTATGGGAGATGGATAATCGAGGGGATGAGTTGCCACTTGTCTTGGAAAGCCATCACTCATTCTTCTATCCAACTTCGATAACCCCC
This genomic interval carries:
- the LOC111787722 gene encoding uridine kinase-like protein 3 isoform X1, producing MGSASVADLLEASAGVHFSGLYMDSLKQQNGHTKSLMSGTENFQKQPFVIGVAGGATSGKTTVCDMIIHQLHDQRVVLVNQDSFYHYLTSEELAQVNEYNFDHPNAFDTEELLSSMEKLRHGESVDIPKYDFKSYKNNVFPPRRVNPADVIILEGILVFHDPRVRELMNMKIFVDTDADVRLARRIKRDTVDKARDIAAVLDQYSKFVKPAFDDFILPTKKYADIIIPRGGDNHVAIDLIVQHIRTKLGQHDLCKIYPNLYVIQSTFQIRGMHTLIRDAKTTKHDFVFYADRLIRLVVEHGLGHLPFTEKQVTTPTGSVYSGVDFCKRLCGVSVIRSGESMENALRACCKGIKIGKILIHREGDNGQQVCSRFRVFFGFVPKCMHILTGFDVICFVQLIYEKLPSDISNRHVLLLDPILGTGYSAVQAISLLISKGVPEPNIIFLNLISAPQGVHVVCKRFPRIKIVTSEIEIGLNEDFRVVPGMGEFGDRYFGTDDDEEVRPLHSNRSLK
- the LOC111787722 gene encoding uridine kinase-like protein 3 isoform X2; translation: MGSASVADLLEASAGVHFSGLYMDSLKQQNGHTKSLMSGTENFQKQPFVIGVAGGATSGKTTVCDMIIHQLHDQRVVLVNQDSFYHYLTSEELAQVNEYNFDHPNAFDTEELLSSMEKLRHGESVDIPKYDFKSYKNNVFPPRRVNPADVIILEGILVFHDPRVRELMNMKIFVDTDADVRLARRIKRDTVDKARDIAAVLDQYSKFVKPAFDDFILPTKKYADIIIPRGGDNHVAIDLIVQHIRTKLGQHDLCKIYPNLYVIQSTFQIRGMHTLIRDAKTTKHDFVFYADRLIRLVVEHGLGHLPFTEKQVTTPTGSVYSGVDFCKRLCGVSVIRSGESMENALRACCKGIKIGKILIHREGDNGQQLIYEKLPSDISNRHVLLLDPILGTGYSAVQAISLLISKGVPEPNIIFLNLISAPQGVHVVCKRFPRIKIVTSEIEIGLNEDFRVVPGMGEFGDRYFGTDDDEEVRPLHSNRSLK